TGGTGCAGCATGTGCAGCGCAGATTCGACATCGCGCATCAGGGCGCTTTCGGTCAATTCCAGGGTGACCGTTTGCGCCGGCACCGCATGCTGTTCCAGGCGCGCGCGCACGTAATCAGGCAGACCGGGATCGGAGAGATCCAGCGCAGACAGATTGATCGCCATGCCCAACTCCAGCCCCTGCCTGCGCCAGTGCGCCTGACAGCGCAGCGCCTCGTCCAGCACGAAGCGGGTCAGCGGATGGATCACCCCGGAATGCTCGGCCAGCGGGATGAATTCGTCCGGACCGATCAGGCCCAGCGTGGGGTGATGCCAACGCACCAGCACCTCGACCTGCTCCACCTGATCGCTGCGCAGGCAGATCTTGGGCTGGAAGCGCAGGGTCAACTCATTGCCGCCGATGGCCTGACGCAGATCGCCGGTGAGTCGCAGCCGCCGCAGATGCTGCTCGTCCTGCCCCATGCGGTAGACGCTGGCGCCAACGGTGGTGGCGTCGCCCAGCTGACGCCGCGCAATGTCGGCGCGGCGCAACAAGGTGTCCGGGTCGGCGCCATGCTCGGGAATCAAGGCGATGCCGATGCTGGCTTCGAGCTGGATGCGCGCCTGCGGCAGCACCAGTGGACGACGCAGCTGCAGCAGCAGGCGCTGCGCGTCCTGCTGCACGGTCGAGGCGTCGGCCTGCGCCACCACCACCATGAATTCGTCGCTGCCGAGCCGACCCACCAGATTGGGCGACTGCACCACATTGGCCAGGCGTTGCCCGACCTCGACCAGCACCTGGTCGGCGAAATCGTGACCGAGGCTGTCGTTGAGTTCCTTGAACCGCTCCAGATCCAGGATCAGCACCGCCGCCGTACCGCCCGAGGCCACCGTCTGTTCCACCACGTCCCTGAGTCGCTCCAGCAGCCAGAGGCGGTTGGGCAGACCGGTCAACGCATCGTGCCGGGCCTGATGCAGGATGTGCCGCTCGCGGCTTGCAATCTGTTGCTGCATGCGCCCGAAGCTATCGGCGAGTTCGGCCAGCTCACGGCCCGGCGGGACCTCGACCGCGTTCTGGTAATCGCCTCGCTGGATGCGTCGCGCCGCCTGCACCAGTTGCGCCACCGGCTTGCTGACGCTACGCGCCAAGAAGATCGCCACACCCAGGGCGGCGGCCGTGGCCAGGCCGGCAAGCAGCAGGATGCGCAACTTGAGGATGCGGTAAGGCGCCACGGCGCGATCCAGCGATGCCTGCAGCGCCACCCGCACATGACTATCGCCCTGGATCGATTGCAGCTTGACCAGGTAGCGCGACTGGCCCAGCGTCAACGGAATGGCCGCCGCCTGGGTGCGCTCGGCCGCCGGCAACTGCTGCGCAAATTCGCTGCGTGCAGCCGGCTCCAGGGTGGATGCCAGGACGCGGATTGGCGACCCATCGGCATAGAACGTGGCATCCAGTCCGGTCGTGCTGCGGAAGTCCTGCGCCAGGCCTTCGCCGGATTCGTTGCCGATCGCGATCCAGCCCACGCGGCTTGGCGCCAGCACCTGCACCACCGCCAGCCGCACGATGTGCTGATCCAGCGCGACCACGCCGACCGCGCGCCCGTCGCGCTGCGCCTGCTGCAACAATGCCTGAACGGCACGTAGTTGTTCGGCCTGCGGCACGTCGGCCAGCCCGGTCAGGAATTGCCCATCCGGCGAGAGCAGCAGCGCGGTCTGCGCGGACATGCGCGCAGCATGATTGCGCAGCGCCGATTGCATGGTGGGGACATCGCCGCTGGCCACCGCGGCGCGAAATCCGAAGTCGTCTGCCAGCACCGATGCCGACTGCAGCAGTTGTTCGTCGCGACGCAGGTTGATGCGCTGCCAGACGCGTTCGCCGATCTGCAGTTCTTCGCCCAGTTGCGCCTTGACGCTGCGTTCGGTTGCCAATTGCACTGCGATGAAGGTCAGCGCCTGCGTGGCAAGCACAACCAGCACTAGCAGGACCGCAATGCGCGTATGCAGCCGCATCGCTTTCATGGATGCGGCTTCTTGGGCTCGGCGCGGCGGAACTTGTCCTGCAGCGCGCGCACCCGATCGTCCGCCGGCGCCACCGTCGGGGCAGCGCCCGTGGTCTGCAGGGTGACGCGGCGTTGCACCGCCTCGCGTGCAACCTGCAGCGGCTCGGTGGCCGCTGCGCCCTTGATGCGCGGATGCCAGACGCGCAGCGTGTACGCACCCGCCGGTGCATCAAGTTGCACGCGGCCATCGCTACCGGTCTTGCCGAAATACGGAGTATCCAGCACCACGATGTAGCCCAGCATCCAGTCGTGGATGTTGCAGCCCACCGTTACCAGGCCCGCTTGATCGAACCGTACCGGCGCCGCTGTGGTGCCCTGGAACAACGGCAATTCGAAGCGCTTGGCGGGAGAGAACGAATAGACCTGATGGCGGATCTGGTCGTTGTTCGGAAACCGCACCGCGGTCCCGACAGATATCGCCAGCACCGCAGGAACGAACTGCGAATTGACCTGATCCATCTCAACGGTCTTCCCGACCGCGGCAGCAGCAGGACGCGGCACCTCCAGGCTGACCACCGCATCGACCAGGACGCCATTGGCATCGGTGACGGTCACGCTCACCGGCGTTGCCGCCCCAGGCGCCATCGCGCCACAGAGTGCAAGCGCCGATACCGCACTTGCTTGTTTGATCCACCGCATCCGCATGCGCCAATACCTCGTGCAATCGGCAGCGGGCGCCAGGCGAGTCCGACGTCGCGCTAGCGATCAGACTGATTTATCGGCGCGAGTGATCGCAAGCTTTAACCAGACACGAGCAGAATTTTATGAACGGAAGTGTGGCCGGTGTCATGGCTGTGTTGCGGGCGCGGCAATGCAGCGCAGCGCCCTCCACTGCTGGCAGCAAGACCGTAAACGCCACGGCGCCGCTGCTGCGGTGATTACTTCAGCTTGATCTCGCGCAGGCGCTCTTCCAGGAATCCATGCGCGGTGATCGGCTCGGGATAGCGGCTGGGATTGCCGGCGCTGATGCACGAGGGCAGCACGTCGATCACGAAATCTGGATTCGGGTGCAGGAAGAACGGCACCGAATAGCGCGGCTTGCGCGCGGCTTCGCCCGGGGGATTGACCACGCGGTGGATCGTCGACGGATACACGTGATTGGTGAGCCGCTGCAGCATGTCGCCGATATTGACCACGATGGTGTCGGCGTCTGCGGTGAACGGCACCCACTCGCCATCGTTGGAGCGCACTTCCAGCCCGGCGGCACTGGCACCGACCAACAGAGTGATGAAGTTGATGTCGCCGTGCGCGCCGGCACGCACGTTGGGGATGTCGTCACTGGTGATCGGCGGGTAATGGATCGGGCGCAGGATCGAATTGCCGTTGTTGGTCTTGTCGACGAAATAGTCCTGCGGCAGGCCGATGTGCAGGGCCAGCGCCGAGAGCACCCGCGAGCCGAGCTGATCCAGCTGCTTGTACAGCCGGTAGCCGCGTTCGCGGAAGCCGGGCACTTCTTCCGGCCACAGATTCGGCGGCATCACCTCGCGATACGGCGAATCGTCGGGAATCTCGCGGCCGATATGCCAGAACTCCTTCAGATCGAAATGCCTGGAGTCCTTGGCGGTTTCCACGCCGAAGGCGGTGTAGCCACGCGCACCGCCGCTACCGGCGAGGTGATAGCGGCGCTTCACCTCTTCGGTCAGGGCGAAGAACGCCTTGAACACCTCGTAGGCGGCATCGATATCGGCCTGTGCAATGCCGTGATTGCGGATGCCGGCAAAACCCCACTGCCGGTAGGCCGCACCGAGCTCGGCGACGAAGGCGTCGCGGTCGCTGTCGAAACGGGTGATGTCCAGGGTCGGGATGCGGGCGCTCATACGGGTATCTGCAGTGGAAGTCGGGAAAGGAGACGCCTGCCGCTCAGGACAACAGGCGATATAACAGGTAGAACGTCACGGCCTTGGCGAAGACTACGCACACGCCAATGATCAGCGACTCACGCCGCGTCACGCACCGCTCCGGAGAGACGGTCGAGCGTGGCCTGCATCAGGCCGGCATCGTCGGCTTCCACGGTCACGCGCACCACCGGCTCGGTGCCCGAGGGACGCAGGAAGGCGCGTCCGCGCCCCTGCACCGCCACCTGCGCCTGCTGCAACGCCTGCTGCACACCGGGCGCCTCTACGATCGCCTTGGCGGCGCCGCCATCCAGACGCACGTTCACGGTCTTCTGCGGCACCTTGGCCAGATCGCGCAGCGCTTCGCGCAGGCTATGCCCGTCGCGGCCCAGGGCTTCGAGCACCTGCAGCGCGCTGACGATGCCATCGCCGGTGCTGGCACGGTCCAGGCACAGCAGGTGGCCGGAGGTTTCCCCGCCCAGCGTGCCGCCGCCTTCGACCAATGCCTGGTGCACGTAACGGTCGCCGACCTTCGCGCGCTGGAACGGGATCTGCAGCCTGGCCAGCGCCGGTTCCAGCCCGTAGTTGGTCATCAACGTGCCGACCACCGTGCCGGTGAGCCGGCCACTGGCCTGCCACGACCGTGCCAGCACGTACAGCAGGTCGTCGCCGTCGACCGGGTTGCCCTGGTCGTCGGCCATCAGCACACGGTCGCCGTCGCCGTCGAAGGCGATGCCCAGATGCGCCCCGCTCTGCCGCACCTTGGCGGCGAGATTGTCGATATGCGTCGACCCCACACCGTCGTTGATATTGAGCCCATCCGGTGCGGCGCCGATCACCACCACCTCGGCGCCCAGCTCGCGGAACAGCATCGGCGCAATGTGATAGGTGGCGCCATGCGCGCAGTCCAGCACCATCTTCAGTCCCTGCAGGGTGAAGCCGCGCGCCACGCTGGCCTTGCAGAACTCGATATAGCGGCCGATCGCGTCGCGGGTACGGATGGCCTTGCCCAGGCGCTCGGATTCCACGGTGTGGAACGGCTCGTCCAGGGCGGCTTCGATCGCCGCTTCGGTGGCGTCGTCGAGCTTCTCGCCCTCGGCGGAAAAGAACTTGATGCCGTTGTCGTAGTGCGGGTTGTGCGAAGCACTGATCACCACCCCGGCATCGGCGCGCAGAGTGGTGGTCAAGAACGCGATCGCCGGTGTCGGCATCGGCCCGATCATCTGCACGTCGGCGCCGGCCGCGACCAGGCCGGCTTCCAACGCCGCTTCGAACATATAGCCGGAAATGCGCGTGTCCTTGCCGATCAACACCAGCGGACGCTTGCTGCGGCCCTGGGTGAGCACACGACCCAGCGCATTGCCCAGGCGCAGCACAAAGTCGGCCGAGATCACGCCCTGCCCGACCCGCCCGCGGATGCCGTCGGTACCGAAATATTTGCGTGCGCTCATGCGGCGTCGACGTCGTGCGGCTGCGCCTGCCGCATCATCATGGCAGTGAGCTCGGCGATGCGGTCGCGCATCTGGCGACGGTCGCAGATCTGGTCGATGGCGCCGTGGTCGAGCAGGAATTCCGAGCGCTGAAAGCCTTCCGGCAACGTTTCGCGCACGGTCTGCTCGATCACGCGCGGGCCGGCGAAGCCGATCAGTGCATGCGGCTCGGCGATGTTGATGTCGCCCAGCATGGCAAACGATGCCGACACGCCACCGGTGGTGGGATGGGTCAGCACCGAGATATACGGCAGGCCGGCGTCGCGCAGGCGCCCGAGCGCTGCGGAGGTCTTGGCCATCTGCATCAGCGAGAACAGGCCTTCCTGCATGCGCGCGCCGCCACTGGCGGAAAAGCACACGAACGGGCAGCCCACTTCCAGCGCCACTTCGGCCGCACGCGCAAAGCGCTCGCCGACCACCGAACCCATCGAGCCACCCATGAAGGCGAAGTCGAAGGCGGCGGCAACCAGCGGATTGCCCTTGAGCGTGCCGCGCATGGCGATCAGCGCGTCGTACTCGCCGCTGGCCTTCTGGCTGGCCTTGATGCGTTCGCCGTAACGCTTCTGGTCCTTGAACTTGAGCACGTCGACCGGGCCCAGCTGGGCGGCGATCTCGGTGGTCGCGGTCTCCGGGTCGAACAGCGAGTTCAGCCGCGCGCGGGCGCGAATGGCCATGTGGTGGTCACACTTCGGACACACCTCCAGGTTCTCTTCGAGCTCCGGGCCGTACAGCGCGCTGCCGCAGTTGCTGCACTTTTCCCACAGACCCTCGGGAACGCTGCGCTTCTTGGCCGGGGTGTTCTCGGTGCGGATGCCGGAGGGCATCAATTTGCTGAGCCAACTCATGCGTGTATGACAATCCATGCAGGGCGGCCTTGCAGGCCGCAGAGGAGCGACAGTCTAACGCGCCGCAGGAATGCCAAGGTAGCGGACGTCATGAACGCAAGATCTGGCGCGTGTTAACCCCTGATGGGCCTTGGGGTGGCCTGACGTTCCGGAATGCTGGCAGCTGGTTGATTGCAGGTTGCTTCGGCGCGTTGTAGCTGCGGCGCTTTCGCTTGAGTGCCCATGGCTTCACCCGCCCCCTCATCCGCCCCCGACGGGAGAAGGCGACGAAAGCCCCTCTCCCCCCGGGGCGAGAAGGCACGGGTTGCGCGCCACTGGCGCGCGTGCCTTGGAGCGCCCGCGCTGCAAGCGCAGGCCGGGGCGCGGAGCGGGGGTTGGGGTGAGGGTACGGGCGAAGCCGCAGGCATCCACGCGGGAGCGGCTTTGGCCTGGCTTCAGGGTCGATCCAGCGCCTGCCGAAGCGGGGCCAGGAAGGCTTCGGCGCGTTCGCGGGCGCTGCGGACGTCGCCCGCTTCGGCCAGGGCCGCCACCAGGGCGCTGCCGACCACCACGCCATCGGCATCGACGGCCATCGCGGCCGCGCTGGCGGCGTCCTTGATGCCGAAGCCGGCCACCACCGGCGCGCCGGCGCGGTGGCGCAACTGGCGCAGGCGGTCGCTGGCGGCCTGGGTATCGAGCCGGTCCGAGGCACCGGTGACGCCAGCAAAGCTCACGTAGTACAGGTAACCCTGCGCGGTACTGCACAGCATGTCCAGGCGCTGCTCGCTGGTGGTCGGCGAGGCCAGCGCGATCAGTGCCAGCCCGACGTCGCTGAAGATGTCCCGGGTTTCGTCCGCCT
The window above is part of the Xanthomonas cassavae CFBP 4642 genome. Proteins encoded here:
- a CDS encoding putative bifunctional diguanylate cyclase/phosphodiesterase; this translates as MKAMRLHTRIAVLLVLVVLATQALTFIAVQLATERSVKAQLGEELQIGERVWQRINLRRDEQLLQSASVLADDFGFRAAVASGDVPTMQSALRNHAARMSAQTALLLSPDGQFLTGLADVPQAEQLRAVQALLQQAQRDGRAVGVVALDQHIVRLAVVQVLAPSRVGWIAIGNESGEGLAQDFRSTTGLDATFYADGSPIRVLASTLEPAARSEFAQQLPAAERTQAAAIPLTLGQSRYLVKLQSIQGDSHVRVALQASLDRAVAPYRILKLRILLLAGLATAAALGVAIFLARSVSKPVAQLVQAARRIQRGDYQNAVEVPPGRELAELADSFGRMQQQIASRERHILHQARHDALTGLPNRLWLLERLRDVVEQTVASGGTAAVLILDLERFKELNDSLGHDFADQVLVEVGQRLANVVQSPNLVGRLGSDEFMVVVAQADASTVQQDAQRLLLQLRRPLVLPQARIQLEASIGIALIPEHGADPDTLLRRADIARRQLGDATTVGASVYRMGQDEQHLRRLRLTGDLRQAIGGNELTLRFQPKICLRSDQVEQVEVLVRWHHPTLGLIGPDEFIPLAEHSGVIHPLTRFVLDEALRCQAHWRRQGLELGMAINLSALDLSDPGLPDYVRARLEQHAVPAQTVTLELTESALMRDVESALHMLHQLRSVGVRLSIDDFGTGYSSLAQLKRMPVNELKIDKSFVMQLADGTDDAFIVRSTIDLGHNLGLSVIAEGVENATALELLRGYGCDMVQGYLYAPPLEQAPLVAWCMRQLGKSSPAQSGAHR
- a CDS encoding methylamine utilization protein, whose product is MRWIKQASAVSALALCGAMAPGAATPVSVTVTDANGVLVDAVVSLEVPRPAAAAVGKTVEMDQVNSQFVPAVLAISVGTAVRFPNNDQIRHQVYSFSPAKRFELPLFQGTTAAPVRFDQAGLVTVGCNIHDWMLGYIVVLDTPYFGKTGSDGRVQLDAPAGAYTLRVWHPRIKGAAATEPLQVAREAVQRRVTLQTTGAAPTVAPADDRVRALQDKFRRAEPKKPHP
- a CDS encoding isopenicillin N synthase family dioxygenase: MSARIPTLDITRFDSDRDAFVAELGAAYRQWGFAGIRNHGIAQADIDAAYEVFKAFFALTEEVKRRYHLAGSGGARGYTAFGVETAKDSRHFDLKEFWHIGREIPDDSPYREVMPPNLWPEEVPGFRERGYRLYKQLDQLGSRVLSALALHIGLPQDYFVDKTNNGNSILRPIHYPPITSDDIPNVRAGAHGDINFITLLVGASAAGLEVRSNDGEWVPFTADADTIVVNIGDMLQRLTNHVYPSTIHRVVNPPGEAARKPRYSVPFFLHPNPDFVIDVLPSCISAGNPSRYPEPITAHGFLEERLREIKLK
- the glmM gene encoding phosphoglucosamine mutase, translated to MSARKYFGTDGIRGRVGQGVISADFVLRLGNALGRVLTQGRSKRPLVLIGKDTRISGYMFEAALEAGLVAAGADVQMIGPMPTPAIAFLTTTLRADAGVVISASHNPHYDNGIKFFSAEGEKLDDATEAAIEAALDEPFHTVESERLGKAIRTRDAIGRYIEFCKASVARGFTLQGLKMVLDCAHGATYHIAPMLFRELGAEVVVIGAAPDGLNINDGVGSTHIDNLAAKVRQSGAHLGIAFDGDGDRVLMADDQGNPVDGDDLLYVLARSWQASGRLTGTVVGTLMTNYGLEPALARLQIPFQRAKVGDRYVHQALVEGGGTLGGETSGHLLCLDRASTGDGIVSALQVLEALGRDGHSLREALRDLAKVPQKTVNVRLDGGAAKAIVEAPGVQQALQQAQVAVQGRGRAFLRPSGTEPVVRVTVEADDAGLMQATLDRLSGAVRDAA
- the accD gene encoding acetyl-CoA carboxylase, carboxyltransferase subunit beta, with protein sequence MSWLSKLMPSGIRTENTPAKKRSVPEGLWEKCSNCGSALYGPELEENLEVCPKCDHHMAIRARARLNSLFDPETATTEIAAQLGPVDVLKFKDQKRYGERIKASQKASGEYDALIAMRGTLKGNPLVAAAFDFAFMGGSMGSVVGERFARAAEVALEVGCPFVCFSASGGARMQEGLFSLMQMAKTSAALGRLRDAGLPYISVLTHPTTGGVSASFAMLGDINIAEPHALIGFAGPRVIEQTVRETLPEGFQRSEFLLDHGAIDQICDRRQMRDRIAELTAMMMRQAQPHDVDAA
- the trpA gene encoding tryptophan synthase subunit alpha → MRRIDETFQRLRADGRKALIPFITAGDPSLEATVPVMHALVRAGADVIELGVPFSDPMADGPTIQRSSERALGRGAGLAYVLEAVHEFRREDAVTPVVLMGYLNPIEIHGTRRFAEAAVAAGVDGLLLVDLPPEEADETRDIFSDVGLALIALASPTTSEQRLDMLCSTAQGYLYYVSFAGVTGASDRLDTQAASDRLRQLRHRAGAPVVAGFGIKDAASAAAMAVDADGVVVGSALVAALAEAGDVRSARERAEAFLAPLRQALDRP